TAAAGGAAGTTCATAGCATAAAAGGACAAACCTAGGTGTTGATGtgtaaaaacgatttgctggtttttgaggaaCAATGGAAAGTTGTGCGTATAGAGGATCCCTGATTAAGCAAATTGTCTAAACCTTTAATAGATGCACTGCGTGAGAgttctttgagttcgagagatcaatatgtatgaatccggcctaaatcaagacaatggtcgttcgagagtcaattcggtcacaaagagggatgagggtcgacTTGTTGGAGGGAAGCTGATAATTGACGAATATGGTATACTATGtgactcatggattgagcataatGTGTCTGCTAGGATAACAATAATACACAGATGTCGAGTCTGATGAATTGTGACATATCATTATACCAATTAAGGTACCGATTTAGATTGACGAACTTGGGTCTAATGAGATTGCTCAATCATGGACCTATTCTGATATGTCGAGCATTTGACAAGAAATCATATATTGTTGAGTTATGTAGAATACTCATTCATGATTTACTATGTCATGAATTGTCGAATGAAAAAAGTAAGAATTGGAGTATTGGTAAATATTGGATGATCAATAGTTGTCCAATGAAATATTGGATGGCGGTCCAATGTCATGTTGCCTCTCGGACAGTAGTTGAGCAACAAAGATGTTGGTAGTAAGATAGAAcattaaatattaattaaaatattgatagttggatcaatcatgaaaattattGATGTTTATCATAATTATCATaagtctgaaaccctaattttagaaagCTCTGGATCGGAGAGTTGTCCAATGTGAGTAGAGATATTAACCAACTAATAAGTATGAGCATCGTTCATTGGTGGTGGAGAGACCGATTGAGAGGTGTATAGAGAATTGTCCAATTGGTGGAAGAGGATTCACCAAAATATGGAGGATTATCCAAAATATGGAGGATTATCCAAGTGGAGGATTGTCCAAAATGGAATAAGAAACGTGGGACCATCCATCCATGATGGCCAAGTGAACCGGCCAATTCCGGCCATGGTGGTGCACGGATCACCATTTGACGACCGTCCATTTATgggaattttggtattttttgttgGATGTTTGTGCAATATTTTGTATCTCTTCAGAAGAGTTGATATTGACCGAAACTCACAATTTTTGCATGGAAGAGCAAGTAGGGTTTTTCTCACATGTCCAATATTTTAGAATATTGAAATAATGatttttaatatttattggtgaAAAAGACCTAATAGTCGTGGGATAGGCTTTTTTggagaattgagcaatatttgaagaaatatggaaaactaaaaGTTTGCACGAATGTGGGAGTCAAGAGTtgtggaaaaataataataaaaaaagaagtggagaggcgtgggaccggccacggccgcggcatggtcggccggtggtCCGGTGAGTTCAGTTCCTTGcacctttttattttattttatttttttaaaaaaatcctTTTCTGTTTGGCATAGCTCTCCATATATCCACATTAGTCCATatttttgggtgctcgttcgtacaTCATTACTAAGTACACTCACACTATTTTCTCCAGGCTTACCCGGTGGTGGCCCATATGTCCGAAAGGtagatatttattactaatccatggaattcagttgAGAAAGGCcgtgaattgaagtaataaaattttgtgatgaaaatataaattttctaggaattcaattgatgaatattgcactagaattaattaattgatggctctatactagcaggcaatctgtctaggaggATTATATTTATTCgtgaatcgaggtatgagatagtggaagcatcatactcgttctgatcATTTGTTTTGCATAACCAGGGAAGactgcgacatcctgaagacgttattgctctatactaatggtcaatccatctaggagTTGTCCAATCATTCTCGATTCCATACAGAAGTGTGTACTGGAATTGCTCAACATAAATGATGAAATATGCAGAATATTGAAAGCTCGGCTAAGAGGCTTTAATAATTACATATTCATGCATACTCTGAAGAGGCTACACACTCAGTCAGACATCATCGTGACATGGACTTTCATGTCTAAGTTTTAAAATATGATTTCCATACATTCATCTGAAGctagatcagaaatatataaaattatcattttacgattttagcattCATCAAGAATCCACCGTCAACACTAGGGGTTTCATATGTTATAATGGGTTAGGGTAATACTGAGTTTTATTTATTGTTGGCAACAcaaatgtttttttatttttcatacaGTCAATCTCGAAAGATCTAAGAATACACAATAGAAGGAATAAAACATGAATACAAGAATGTTAAAAAAATGAGAGGTTTAAGAGCCAGAATAAGGAACAAGACCATTAGAAAGAAAAAATGATCAAGACCACTCCAAAAAGAAACTCGAGCCCGAAGGATGGATCCGATAAACCACGACCCATTTTGAATTCAAGCAAAACCTAAATATCATTTTACCTTATATCTCCACAATAATGACGTCTTGAAAACTCAGAAATGAACTGATAAAGTAAGGATCTTGAAAAACAAGACATGGTCAAACAAGGAGGCGTAAGGAGCTAAGATCCAAAATAAGATCATTAAAAACAAATTTGGTAAACACAAAAGCATAAGAAAGAAATTTAAGAGAGTTAAGCGAAACCAAAACCTAAAAGAAAGATcactgagaaaaaaaaaagttaagcgaaatcagatgaagaaaaaaaatggaggaGACACAAGCCTGTCTGATTattgagaaaagaaaagagatttcaaacaaaaaaagaaaaccccTTTTAAAACTCGAAATGCAAACCCTTAAAAAACACATCTAGACGGATAAAAAGAACACCAAAGAATTCAAGAAGATTCATACAAAAGAGGAGAATGATTAAGAAGAAATATTGTCTgaatcagaaaaaaaaacaaagcatATATAAGATTAAGAGAATAAATCACCAAACATCACAAACAAATTGATTTCGAGATAACCAATTTCCCCAAAAGTGATCATGAATAAAGTTTTACTTAAAACCCTTCAATAAATAGTTCTCAAATGCTtgaaactgaaaagacgagggcacccaaatacaccacaatctattatttatcaacctataagtatggtatcttaagtgatcgtctatggacaatgtcgagacaatacaactaaagtcttataccttgtgtgattgtatatggacgaagttgagacaatacaacaacaagatatttacttgacaatagttacggtaaaAACCGATTCACTATTAGGATCAAAGTCAAGTAAttcggattaacgtacaagtgaaatttactttaattatagtaaaacaattataatgcggaataataaaataaatggcacaacaagtttttattaacgaggaaaccgcaaatgcagaaaaatccggggaccttgtccagttttgagtactttcataattaagccgttatatgaaatctaataccaacttcgtatagttgagaccaagcagactacccctagatacttagttttgTCAGTATCGATCCCTGCGTATTCGACTTCGAGAGTCGCGACGTGAATCActagtcctttggatcgtattccaaacagtaaaggatgaaaatatgtttggtaacaactctattcaatcttagtGATAAGATAATGAGTTTGACAAAGACTCTTCTTTtttatctaataaactcctttgtcgggttagaCCAATCCAAACTTTGATTACCGATATAATCAAATtcaagatttgcaatcaatcaatatataaCTCAAATAGTAATTATAATTTGATGTCGATCTCAGACAACTTCACTATCAAGTTTATCAAacataaacacgattctagttggatcccagacgatcaagatgtgtgtacaAGATTCAcaaagatacaaaaactaataagaaaatcttcttcgtcttcaaatcttcaatcgtCTTcttaaaacctgcacaacacaaacttgaatcctcttgtgatcaatcacacacagataggagtctattaacaatggattataaaAAAATGTCATTTAGATCCGAATACTTTGATcaagtttgagtgacccttatgtcagaagagaaggctctcaagaataatcaaactaggtgcaatcaaagttgcaaaaactgttagtcaatcaaatcaataatcgaaaattaaaataacaatgcaattacctagtttcccaccaacaatactcGCAGGTTAAACTTTTCTGATATACTTAAGTGTTGAATATAGAAAGTATCTAATCAGAGAGTAGGTTTCTATCACTATATAGTATTTGCACCAATAGAGCTCTGCGTAGTGTCCTCTTTTGAGCGGCTACTTCACTAAAGGCCAATTTCAACCAATAGGTACCAAAGGTTTTATCACAGTTCAACGTCGGAGTTCACATCGCTTAGAGTTAAGATAAATATAATAAGGAATTAGTACATTGAGATTTAGTTTAGTGACGGGGTAATTCATGTCCTTATGTTGCCCATTGTCATCATTCTCTACGATGAAGTAGTAACTCGATATTTACGGACCTTAAGTATCTTTGGAAAGTTTTTCGAAATTGACACCGCATTACAAGAAATTTATCAATACTAAATTATGAGgttaatctttttattttattattgcagCATCGTTAGTTACATAAAAATTGATGTTACCGTCTATTCTACTTTCTTTCAAGATTGTGATTGAGAAGGCAGAGGCAGAAAATGCATCATCACTAGATCAATCAATAGCTCCCTAATATATTTAAAGTcataattactttaagagataaAGTGGGAGTTTGTGATTCTTGTTATCACAATGAGAATCCAGATTGAAGATGACATCATCCAAGTTACTTGACTTAGAACATATTTGTTTTTTGCTAACTCGACGTATGGATCTGACTCGACCCATGACCCGACATGAGTCAGATGTCAGATCGTTTGTTTTTTAGTTTGAGTCAGATCTGTCTCGTTACCTGACTTTGACCTAATCCCTAACTTGGACATATTTGAATCACGGATTAAAATGCCCCTAACTCATGGAACCAAGCTACCGACTTGTATATTTTTCAGTCAGTTGAGTTAGATCTGACTCCAGAAAATAAACATATTGAATCAGACGCGTACGAGTCAGatccaaaaaaataaacaaacatgatATTACATTATTGCTCTACATCGAAGGAGGTGAAGGTATCAAAGATAGAGCTTTTGGTCATCAGAATTTTACATTTTATTAGGAACTTTTCCAATTATTTCAAATATCTGTTTTGAAATATGGTTATCATAAATAACGACATGATCCGATGGCATGGTTAGAATGACATTATCATGACATGGTGGAGACATTTTTCTAAAAAATCCAATccgcaatgaatttgaagctaattttatggtgacatgttcttcttataaagCTCCACACTCCAACCAAAAATGAGTGCAATCTGAGATGTACATGACCATTATCTACCATTGTGAATATTAATCGTTGAAGATTGattaaaattaatatttttagaTGATAAAATTTCGCGTTTcagaatactctcatttttgATAGGAATGTAGAGCTTTATAAGAGGAATATGtcaccaaaatattagcttcaaaatcATTGTTGATTGgatcttttataaaaaaaattgtgcCACCATGTCATGGTAATATCACTGTAACCATGTTATTAGATCCTTCCGAGTCCGACTATGTGCACCCCCTCCTAACccggggtgcacattcctccctTGTTTATTGGTTTATACTTAACTCTagttatttcttatttctatactCAGATATTAAATACCATGTTGAGAATTGGAATGTGGGAGAAAAAAGTTTATGCGCAAATTCAAGTTCCCTCTTgtctctttgagatttttctctATTAAAAACTCCAACCCAAATTTACTCTCTTTTTTGGAACACTTTCTATGTTACAAACTAATGTAAAGATTTGGACTGGCAGTTCATTTTGATGGGATCATATCTTTAAACAACTAATGGTATACCTGTGATTTTGTATTAAGATTGAAATTTACCGAACTCTAATCAGACCGAATGACTCCATCTTGATGGGATCGTTGATGTTTACCCTTACTCTCTACTGTATTCCAAAAGTTTTTGCTTCCTTTTGTCTATCATTAAAAGTTGATTTATCAAATCATCCGTCAAAATTGTAAGTTATAGAGACACATCGTTTTGAACCAAACCACTActatcatttttcttcttcatcttcttcttttgttaaaCATTTATTAATCAATCTTTATTTTGATCTATTCATCAATTACATTTGCTCCCATAATTCTACTAAGATCTGTTTTATTATCAAAATTAAATTGAAAaccttagggttttttttttgcttgatttAATCGAAGAATTCTAATCAAGCAAACTGTagtttttgattgaacttattTTTCTTTATGCAGAGTTCAAAATCAATGGAGAGAGAAGACGGAAGTTGGGttctattagttttcgattttttAACTAAAAAGTGATTAACCAGGGTTACATACAAACCAATAAACAAGGGAGGACTGTGCACCCAAAATTAAGAGGAGGTGCACATATTCGGATTCAATCCTTCCTCTCAGAAATATTAGACTTTATATAATGTATATTACTAAGTTTTCATCAAAGTATATAACGTGCTATTCTGATTTTATCTTACTAGAGTGAGTGTATCGCAACCATACATCAGTTTAATTTTTCGGTTAACCATAATATTATGGCCTATGTCAATTCTAAAagtgaaaattaaaactaaatttcTTAGATTAACCTAATCAAGTCCGAGTTGTAAGCCCCAACCAACCTATCAGCCGATTGCCACAAAAAAACTAGGTGTTGTAAATCGGGGTGATACCTACAATATATTTTTGCATCTGACTAGCGAACCAGGTCGGATTCGTCCCCTGACTCGCCACGAGTCAGCTGTCAGCCCACTTGTTTGTTTACATCTGATTCACTACCTGACTCAAATTTAACCCTTAGCTTAAGTCGAGTGACAAAATGTCCTCAATACGACCAAACTAGTGACTCGCATATTCTTAAGTCAGTTAAGTCACATATAACTTAAAAACAAACACATTGAGTCAGACCTAGCTGAGCCAGGTGATTTTAGGCATATTCGCACTAGTTacatgcagaaaagaaaaaaaaatgataacgACTTGCATGTGGGTTCTTTGAAGGATAATATGGTAATCTGAACAGTTCCAATTTCCGAACAAAATCACACCATACGCTTCTCATCTCTGTTTCTCTCTCCCTAGACTCTCTCTGCAGCACTTTCTCTTCTCTCTCAAAACAGAGAGGGAAGAAGAATGTATCAGTTAATCTCAACGTCATTAAACAACAGAATTTTAAATCTTCCCGCCATTTCCTTGGTAACCAGAACTAAATGCATCAAAAATGAGATCAAATTCTGGAAAAGAAAGTTAATTATAAGAAAAAAAGTATTATTAGTAAGTTCAAATGATTCACCAATTGTCGAAGAAACAAAAGATGAAGTATCCAAGGAAGAAGAtatcaacaaatctgttcggtcgACATCTTCGTCAATTGATAAAGACCTCAAAAAGGTATTTATATTCTTATCACAAGTTCTGTCGTGTTGATTATGTAACTAGTAAGAACTAACTAAGAACAAGTTAGCTAGCTAGGATTGTAGTTAAGACGTTTAGACTGTTTATAGTGATAAAGAACTAGTTCTCGGAAAATTGCAGTCAAAATTGATTTCATAAAGATGCAGTGTACTGAGTGCAGCACTTCACCCCAGTTTTACCTCATTTATGCGGTTGGAAGTCGGGACCTTTATGGATAAATGGAACTGCTGTGTTGCTGAATGAGTAAAGAGTAGATTATGGTAATGACTAATACATATTTGAAAGTCTTAGTCAGTTTTTAGCACCTTTAGTATGACTGTGTATGGGGGTACACTCATAAGGCATAATGAAAATGGTAATAGCAGTCGACCTTTCTGAACAATGCGCAGTTGATCTTCTAGATTCGACTGTTTAAAATTCTAATATCATGGAAATACAATTAGCAAATATGTACTGGCAGCTGATGCATCAGCATAGCTGCATAGGGAGAAGTGATTAAGCTGTTTCTAAGTTTTCACAAGGTTGACTGTTATTCATAGAAATTTAAACACTTTAAACAGGCTGTTCAGAAGACTGCTGCAACATTTGCACCTAGGGCTTCTACTGCAAGTAAAAATCCTGCAGTGCCTGGAAGCACTTTGTACACCGTCTTTGAAGTTCAAGCTTATGTCTCGATGTTGTTAGGTGGGCTACTTTCGTTCAATGTTGTATTTCCATCCAACGAACCTGACTTATGGAGACTCATGGGAATGTGGTCATTTTGGATGTTCAGTAAGTTTTCCTCTATAAATCTCAGCACCGTTTCTTAGAAACTGTAAACAAGAGCAAATTTTGGCGGGGTAGTTGAATATTTCGTGTTTCATGTTCTTTCTGATCTTTTTGTTTTACTACTCTGGGATATCGATCTTCATAAGAATGTTAAAGCTGTGCAAAGGAAAGTTGTCTTTAATATTTTCCTAACTTCAGGGCTTTTGTTTTTGTAGCAATTCCATCACTTCGTGCCCGTGACTGCTCAAAGAATGAGAAGGAAGCTTTGAACTATCTCTTCATACTTGTTCCTTTACTAAATGTTTTAATTCCATTCTTTGTGAAATCCTTCTCAACCGTTTGGGCGGCAGATACAATTGCATTCTTTGGGATGTATGCATGGAAGGTATGATCGATTTCCTTGCCAATCACCAGGAGAACTGCTCATTTTGGTTGCATGTGTAAAATGTTGCTGCAGAAATTAAACCATATAAGTTGTTGTTGTTTGTGTCTGTAGATGGGGTGGCTTCAAAAGACGGAGTAAAATGCTTGCTTCTAGATACTAAGGCTAACTCTCAGCAGAGCTCTGATCAATATCCGATCAGACTTGTACATCAGAATACACACCATCAGGGTTACATACACCATTTGAGTTACTTGAGCAGATGAAAGAGGAGAACGGGGTATTGAATGGAGACAAGTATACACCAACGTGCTTTTCCACCAGAGACATTCACTTagttttttctttctgttttctgCATGAAACTGCGACATACAATTGTTCTCGAGCTACAACTTTACAATCCCTGTACATGGCAACTTCGAAGTTGATCTTTTATGGCCAGTCATTGAAAATTCTAATAGAGTCTAATATTCTAATGTAATGTTAACCGTTGTTTATTACAAACGAAAGAGACCCATTTATAGACAAACAGGACAAGATACCCAAGGATAAGCCTAACATCAGTTATTTATAACTTCTTAAGGCAATTACTGCAAAATGTTGACAGCTTCAAATGGTAACCTAATATGATACCAGAACTAAAAAAATGGTAAGGAGCCATAATCAATTGTATCTCAGATGTTTCTTCTGATTGGACACGTAACCAGAATGGTGGTGGGAACCTCGCAGAGACGAAAAAGGGGCAAATCTAGTTCTTAGACAACTCTTTACTACGGTTGGCTGCAGCAACAACTGCGTTCATCAGAGTCCCACGAAATCCACCCTTCTCCAATTCGTGAATCGCAGCAATGGTGGTTCCTCCAGGTGATGCAACATCATCTTTTAGCTGCCCTGGATGCTTACCAGTGTTGACGACCATTGCAGCTGCTCCCAAAACCTAGTgattggaaaagaaaaattagCATAACTAGTAGGCCTGGTAACAGGGAATTTCTCCACCTACTTCGAAGTAatttcatttctttctttttctcctaaACACCCTAGTTATTCTGATATTACATTTATAACCTGGTTAAAGGAAGTTTTTCgcagaaaaacaaaaacacatAGTATCAGTTCCCACTTACAGTCTGAGCAGCTAAACCTGCTGCAAGGTCTCGTGGAAGACCTGCAGCTACTCCACCATCGGCTAGAGCCTCTATTGCCAGAAAAATATATGCTGGGCCACTTCCACTGTAAAGTAAAACAACCCTAATCAGATTTATCATTCAAAAGTGAGGTTATTTTTCAAAAGAAATGCTATACAAAGTGGCAAGTCATGACGTATAAAAGATGTCTCCACACAGAAAATACGATAGTGAAAATTCTACAAACAAGGTGCTGCAGCACAAGTACTGAAGGTGCATAAAACTATCATTAATCCAAGTGTCACATACCTCAATCCGGTGACGGCATCAAACATTTTCTCATTAGCTCTCCAAGTCTTACCAATTGCTCCAAAGAGACTATCCATAAGCAATCCATCTTCTTCTGTTGCAGTTCCTCCTAAGCTAATAACTGCATATTGTACACCAGTATTGACTTGTGGCTTTGATGTAAAGTATTAATACACAAATCAAGAGTAAGAAGACTGCTGTGAGATAGAACCATGACTTCACATATCAACTCATCATAAACAAGTATAGTAAATAAAGAGAAACGCAGACTCGGCCATGATTTACTTTTTATACTAGTTCAATTCTAAAATGGACATCTTGATAACCTTACATCCAGGATCAAACAACCATCTCATCCAACAGAGTTTGATTAGTTTCACTAATAAGTATTTAGAGAAGGAGAAAAAAAGAAGCACTTTTACCTGATGCTGCCTGACCTACAGCAGAAGGAGTATTTGGCATAACTCGAATAAAACGAGTATTCCCTGACCATTCCTGCATCAAACACCAATTAGTTTCGCTTTCATCAGAACAGAATTATTAATTAGGATCCCACATAGGGTACAAAGGTAAAACTGAAAACGTCAATGCAATAGACACGCGGGATTATATGAAATCCTCACAACAACAAGCATCACGCGAAAAGAAAAATATAGAAGTGATGAAAAGAATTTGGACAAGAGAAGGAATTAAAGAATAAAATGGTAAAGAACAGAGAGGTATGACGAAAATGAGTATGAAGAATTGTTGATTGATAATTCAATCTGTTAACAGATACTTGAATAACAAGAGTTTAATAAACAAAAAGAGATTTTCAGATGCTGACCTGTAGATCACACAATTTAATCCCAGCGGCAATTGACACTAAAAGTTTATCTCCTGTAAGCGAAGGTTTCAGCTGCAAAACCACCTCCTTCACTGCAACATTGACAATTTTAGTTACAAATCCAAAATAGAAGAGGAGAGAGAATACAATTACACATAGTGAATGGCGATCTATGTCCTGTAACTACAGAAACTGCATTTTGTATGTGACACCATATTAGTGGACATGAACACCTTATAGTTCTTGGTTACAACTCAAGCCACCAACCAGATAATGTTCATACTGCAATTAACCATTCTAGGTTGATTTGCTATATAGCCAACCTATGATACAAAATTAGGAAGACGCTAAGGCCCTATTGTGATGACTAAAAGTGATTCCTGGTGGTCAAACTCTCCTGATTTCACTAGAGTTTCTTCCAAATCACTCCATTAGCGAACCATGAGCATAGAAAAGATACTAGTATAGCAAACGAAATGCATCCCAAAAATATGTATAGAACTAGGAATTAAGCAATGAACGTAAAAGTAAAGAACAAGATAGAGAAGTACCCATCTGAGGTTTCACTGAAAATATGATGACGTCACTGTGTTCGACAACCTATTCATTAAGATAAAAACATTGTTGGATTATTAAATATGTGTCTCGAGTAACCAACACCTAAGATTAGTTTCCAAGTAATGAAAATGGTGATTCCAATTTACATTAAAAGGAAGAATATACAGAAAAAGACCTGATGATTATGTTCAAAGACTTTAACCCCAAAGGATGAAAAAACATCTCTACGATCAGAACTTCTATGAGCAGTACTAATTCTTGAAGCAGGTAAAATCCCTGATTTCACTACTCCTCTAGCTATATTCTCTGCCAATTTTCCAGCTCCGATAAACCCCAACTTAAATGTATCACTAGGAATTGCCACTGAAGAAACCATTctcaggttttttttttgttgcgactgtgttggaaacaatttagggttttgtttataaACCCGTAGAactctgatttttctttttctttttcttttttaacttaAAGCAATTTTTGAATATTGTTGGTGCTGGAGTTTGAACTAGCGACCTCTCTATCTACCGAGTGGTTCCACTTCCACTTCTCAAATGAGTTGGGTTAGGTTAGGTTAGATTCTATTCTGGAACCAGTGAATAAGAAGTACCAAGTTAGTCCCAAtcccaaatttctcatcccttttCGGAAAAATAGTGTggaaatttttcttaaccaaaacATCTGGGATTGATTATGGAGGAATTACCAAAAGCGAAGAATGAAAAACCTACTCAGCAATCTCTACATCAAGATGATGCTGATGAGGAAGATGAAAGTGTTAAGCAACTCGAGGAATGTTCTGTTCTCTATTTGACTTTACAGGTAAAAACCCCTAAGCTCATAATTCAATATTTATCAAGTAAGTGCTTTAGAAATCTGagattttattgttcatgtaGGATTGTCTAGTTGAAAATAACAGAAACTGGAAAGCTTGTCAAGCGGGTATGTCTTCTTTTTTCATCATATTCTAATTTGGTTTAGTCATAGTTCTGAATTTTTCAAGGGTTGTAGTTTCCAGTTTTTCATAAACCTTAAACCCTTgtcatctttttctttgtttGGGTCTATGCAGAAGTTCAAGCTTTGAAAGCATGTCATGAGAGGAAGAACAATAACAAGAAGAAGTGAAGTTACTGATTGGAATTGTGTAGGTTTTTGGTGATTTTTACTAGTTGTAGAGTCTTTGATTCTTTCGGACATTTTCAATTACAGCACCCTTGTTAGAAGAACGCTGA
Above is a genomic segment from Papaver somniferum cultivar HN1 chromosome 10, ASM357369v1, whole genome shotgun sequence containing:
- the LOC113317308 gene encoding pyrroline-5-carboxylate reductase-like codes for the protein MVSSVAIPSDTFKLGFIGAGKLAENIARGVVKSGILPASRISTAHRSSDRRDVFSSFGVKVFEHNHQVVEHSDVIIFSVKPQMVKEVVLQLKPSLTGDKLLVSIAAGIKLCDLQEWSGNTRFIRVMPNTPSAVGQAASVISLGGTATEEDGLLMDSLFGAIGKTWRANEKMFDAVTGLSGSGPAYIFLAIEALADGGVAAGLPRDLAAGLAAQTVLGAAAMVVNTGKHPGQLKDDVASPGGTTIAAIHELEKGGFRGTLMNAVVAAANRSKELSKN
- the LOC113317310 gene encoding uncharacterized protein LOC113317310 translates to MEELPKAKNEKPTQQSLHQDDADEEDESVKQLEECSVLYLTLQDCLVENNRNWKACQAEVQALKACHERKNNNKKK
- the LOC113317309 gene encoding uncharacterized protein LOC113317309 gives rise to the protein MYQLISTSLNNRILNLPAISLVTRTKCIKNEIKFWKRKLIIRKKVLLVSSNDSPIVEETKDEVSKEEDINKSVRSTSSSIDKDLKKAVQKTAATFAPRASTASKNPAVPGSTLYTVFEVQAYVSMLLGGLLSFNVVFPSNEPDLWRLMGMWSFWMFTIPSLRARDCSKNEKEALNYLFILVPLLNVLIPFFVKSFSTVWAADTIAFFGMYAWKMGWLQKTE